A single window of Shewanella sp. Choline-02u-19 DNA harbors:
- a CDS encoding NAD(P)/FAD-dependent oxidoreductase: MIRLNQVKLPLDHNEDALQDTVLQKLSISAEQLVDIHVFKRGYDARKKNLISLIYTLDVTLTDVDETALLASLEDDHNIRVSPDTDYKYVASAPEGLTERPLVIGMGPCGLFVGLMLAQMGFKPIILERGKSVHERAKDTFRFWRTSELNTESNVQFGEGGAGTFSDGKLYSQVKDPGFKGLKVKQEFVAAGAPAEIIYVSKPHIGTFKLVTMVEKMRREIIRLGGEVRFETRVDEINVSDRQVTGVTLRNGEVLHSKHVIAAIGHSARDTFQMLHDKGVYMQAQSFSIGFRIEHKQEMIDKDRFGTNAGHPMLGAADYKLVHHCKSGRSVYSFCMCPGGVVVAATSEEHAVVTNGMSQYSRSERNANSAIVVGINPSDFDNDPLQGIALQRQLERNAYVMGGSNYDAPAQMVGDFLAAGSGKPFENVVPSYKPNVKMTDLSDALPQFAIDAIREALPAFGKKIRGFDSKDAMLTGVETRTSSPVQIKRGADYQSINTKGLYPAGEGAGYAGGILSAGIDGISIAEAVALDMLKELTNS; encoded by the coding sequence AGCTGGTTGACATACATGTGTTTAAGCGTGGCTACGATGCCCGAAAAAAGAATTTAATTTCCTTAATTTATACATTGGATGTGACATTAACCGATGTAGACGAAACGGCATTATTGGCCTCGCTTGAGGATGATCATAACATCCGAGTTTCGCCAGATACCGATTATAAATATGTTGCCAGTGCGCCAGAAGGATTAACGGAACGACCATTGGTGATTGGCATGGGCCCATGTGGCTTGTTTGTCGGACTTATGTTGGCGCAAATGGGCTTTAAGCCGATTATTTTAGAGCGCGGTAAGTCAGTACACGAACGTGCTAAAGATACTTTCCGTTTTTGGCGTACCAGTGAGCTAAACACCGAATCAAATGTGCAATTTGGAGAAGGTGGCGCAGGCACGTTCTCTGACGGTAAGTTATACAGCCAAGTCAAAGATCCTGGTTTTAAAGGCTTAAAAGTAAAACAAGAATTTGTTGCCGCTGGCGCACCTGCTGAAATTATTTATGTCAGCAAACCCCACATAGGTACCTTTAAGTTGGTCACTATGGTGGAAAAAATGCGCAGAGAAATCATTCGATTAGGCGGTGAAGTTCGTTTTGAGACTCGTGTTGACGAAATCAATGTTAGCGATCGTCAAGTCACCGGTGTCACGCTTAGAAATGGCGAAGTATTGCATTCTAAGCATGTCATTGCTGCAATTGGTCACAGTGCTCGCGATACGTTCCAAATGTTGCATGACAAAGGCGTGTATATGCAAGCGCAGTCATTTTCAATTGGTTTCCGTATTGAACACAAACAAGAGATGATCGATAAAGACCGCTTTGGCACTAACGCAGGCCACCCAATGTTAGGCGCTGCAGATTACAAGTTAGTGCATCATTGTAAAAGTGGTCGCAGTGTATACAGCTTTTGTATGTGTCCTGGTGGTGTGGTTGTGGCAGCAACGTCAGAAGAACACGCTGTTGTTACCAATGGTATGAGTCAATACTCGCGTAGCGAACGTAATGCCAACAGCGCCATTGTGGTGGGGATTAATCCAAGTGATTTTGATAACGATCCATTGCAAGGTATTGCACTGCAGCGTCAATTAGAGCGCAATGCCTATGTTATGGGTGGCAGCAATTACGATGCCCCTGCACAAATGGTCGGTGACTTTTTAGCGGCAGGTAGTGGTAAGCCGTTTGAAAACGTAGTGCCCTCTTATAAGCCTAATGTAAAAATGACCGATTTAAGCGATGCGTTACCACAATTCGCTATTGATGCAATCCGTGAAGCACTGCCGGCGTTCGGTAAGAAAATTCGTGGGTTTGATAGTAAAGATGCCATGTTAACCGGCGTTGAAACGCGTACCTCTTCACCAGTGCAAATAAAACGTGGTGCAGATTACCAGAGTATTAATACCAAAGGTTTGTACCCTGCAGGTGAAGGCGCTGGTTATGCTGGCGGGATTTTATCGGCGGGTATCGACGGCATCAGTATTGCTGAAGCCGTTGCATTAGACATGCTAAAAGAGCTGACAAACAGTTAA